The Siniperca chuatsi isolate FFG_IHB_CAS linkage group LG12, ASM2008510v1, whole genome shotgun sequence genome has a segment encoding these proteins:
- the kctd4 gene encoding BTB/POZ domain-containing protein KCTD4, whose product MEWNLRRMESELRHINPDLLQPSKSFKKPSSGTITLNVGGFLYTAHRTTLAKHQGSFLEELANGKKPVQHTDSMGNPFIDRDGPVFRHVLNYLRTGELQLPDDFREAGLLRREADFYRLSELVEAVVEWESQRAAQREAAFLEVTDSHERSQGLKVYCSDHAFIEKVKGRLVQISKSRLDGFPEEFVVSSNVIQFRHFIKSEPGSRLVLKEDSTFLCTLDCLKLETVMLALRSGFKLITSLDSSKGSVVAAEALHFVK is encoded by the coding sequence ATGGAATGGAACCTCAGAAGGATGGAAAGTGAACTGAGGCACATCAACCCGGACCTGCTGCAGCCCAGCAAGAGCTTCAAGAAGCCGTCTTCAGGCACCATCACCCTCAACGTAGGGGGGTTCCTGTACACGGCCCACCGGACCACCCTTGCCAAGCACCAGGGTTCCTTTCTGGAAGAGCTGGCCAACGGTAAGAAGCCGGTTCAGCACACCGATTCCATGGGCAACCCGTTCATCGATAGAGATGGTCCAGTTTTTCGCCATGTGCTTAACTACCTCCGAACCGGAGAGCTCCAGCTGCCGGACGACTTCCGGGAGGCAGGGCTCCTGCGACGGGAGGCCGATTTTTACCGTCTGAGTGAACTGGTGGAAGCCGTGGTCGAGTGGGAAAGTCAGAGGGCGGCCCAGCGGGAGGCCGCCTTTTTGGAGGTGACAGATAGCCATGAGAGGTCGCAGGGCCTCAAGGTGTACTGCAGCGACCACGCCTTCATCGAGAAGGTAAAAGGGCGGCTGGTGCAGATCTCCAAGAGCCGCCTGGACGGCTTTCCGGAAGAATTTGTGGTGTCGTCCAATGTGATCCAATTCCGACACTTCATCAAGTCTGAGCCGGGCTCGCGGCTCGTACTCAAGGAGGACAGCACATTCTTGTGCACACTTGACTGTTTGAAACTAGAGACGGTGATGCTAGCACTGAGATCAGGCTTCAAGCTGATCACCAGCCTCGACAGCAGCAAAGGCTCCGTGGTGGCGGCTGAGGCCCTGCACTTTGTCAAGTAG